In a genomic window of Sutcliffiella sp. FSL R7-0096:
- the fliI gene encoding flagellar protein export ATPase FliI: MSIEELLQEIEGISPYKRYGKVKRVIGLMIESKGPESSIGDVCNIIINKKKNRIVQAEVVGFRDEHVILMPFTEIQDIGPGCIVEATNNALEIRIGEELRGMVLDALGRPLNPEEELPFGLGKYPTDQAPPNPMTRPSISEELEVGVKVIDGLLTVGKGQRVGIFAGSGVGKSTLLGMIAKNTHADLNVIALIGERGREVRDFLERDLGPEGLKRSIVIVATSDQPALMRIKGAYTATAISEYFRDLGYNVMLMMDSVTRVAMAQREVGLAVGEPPTTKGYTPSVFSMLPKLLERTGTNKHGSITAFYTVLVDGDDMNEPIADTVRGILDGHFVLDRELANKGQYPAINVLKSVSRVMNNIVGPEHKKAAESMREKLSKYYQAEDLINIGAYKRGSSREIDDAIQSYPFIIQYLKQEVEDKWSFADSKAELTKLMN, translated from the coding sequence ATTAGCATTGAAGAATTGCTGCAAGAGATAGAAGGCATAAGCCCCTATAAACGCTACGGGAAAGTTAAAAGGGTTATTGGTCTGATGATAGAATCCAAAGGGCCAGAGAGCTCAATTGGCGACGTTTGTAATATTATCATTAATAAGAAGAAAAATCGAATTGTGCAGGCAGAAGTTGTAGGCTTCAGGGATGAACATGTGATTCTGATGCCATTTACAGAAATTCAGGACATCGGTCCAGGATGTATAGTGGAAGCTACAAACAACGCACTAGAGATCCGGATTGGCGAAGAGCTCAGAGGCATGGTGCTAGATGCTTTGGGAAGACCTTTGAACCCTGAGGAGGAATTGCCATTCGGGCTGGGTAAATACCCGACAGACCAAGCGCCGCCAAATCCGATGACAAGGCCTTCCATTTCCGAGGAATTGGAAGTGGGGGTCAAGGTGATCGATGGACTCCTGACAGTCGGCAAGGGGCAAAGGGTAGGTATATTTGCAGGCAGTGGTGTCGGAAAAAGCACCCTTCTCGGGATGATTGCAAAAAATACACATGCTGATCTAAATGTAATTGCTCTTATAGGAGAAAGGGGAAGAGAGGTTCGGGATTTTCTGGAACGAGATTTAGGTCCTGAGGGATTGAAAAGGTCTATTGTCATCGTTGCAACCTCCGATCAGCCTGCCCTAATGCGAATAAAGGGGGCTTACACCGCAACTGCCATTTCCGAATATTTTCGTGACTTGGGATATAACGTGATGTTGATGATGGACTCTGTTACAAGGGTGGCGATGGCCCAGAGGGAAGTAGGCTTGGCTGTAGGAGAGCCACCAACCACAAAAGGATACACACCTTCCGTCTTTTCCATGCTGCCAAAGTTGTTAGAGAGGACTGGGACGAACAAACATGGATCCATCACTGCTTTTTATACGGTGCTTGTAGACGGTGATGACATGAACGAGCCGATTGCGGACACTGTCCGGGGAATCTTGGATGGACATTTTGTTTTGGATAGGGAACTAGCAAATAAAGGCCAATATCCAGCGATAAATGTACTGAAGAGTGTAAGCCGTGTGATGAATAACATCGTTGGACCTGAACATAAGAAAGCAGCAGAATCCATGCGCGAAAAGCTGTCTAAGTATTATCAAGCAGAGGATTTAATAAATATTGGTGCGTATAAACGCGGTAGTTCGAGGGAGATAGATGACGCAATACAATCTTATCCCTTCATCATTCAATACCTGAAGCAAGAAGTAGAGGATAAATGGAGCTTTGCAGATAGTAAGGCGGAACTTACGAAATTAATGAATTAG
- a CDS encoding flagellar biosynthetic protein FliO, which translates to MRILIVVAILFILPSHGFANKNVQKEGIDDSVFNQFQDPTGQSEQPAGQLETPSAEQQDVMDHKPPSVSIFDFIKMMFALLFVLALLYGALKLINSKNRVGNGRSVENIGGTNLGNNKSLQLVKVGNSILVVGVGDSINLLKEITDEEEREQLLQSYQDRADSVTLRSDKLTGWIQKLREAKKSKNQSGFSVLLQDQLGQLSKDRKKKMDQLDNNKGFGR; encoded by the coding sequence TTGCGTATTTTAATTGTGGTCGCCATTCTGTTCATCTTGCCTTCCCATGGTTTTGCTAACAAGAACGTTCAGAAAGAGGGCATCGACGACAGTGTCTTCAATCAGTTTCAAGATCCAACGGGACAATCAGAACAACCGGCAGGGCAATTGGAAACACCTTCGGCTGAACAACAGGATGTTATGGACCATAAACCGCCATCCGTTTCTATTTTTGATTTTATTAAAATGATGTTCGCACTGCTCTTTGTATTGGCCTTACTATACGGAGCTTTGAAACTTATAAATAGCAAAAATAGAGTAGGAAATGGCAGATCAGTTGAAAACATCGGAGGGACAAACCTCGGAAATAATAAATCCCTTCAACTTGTTAAGGTTGGAAACAGTATATTGGTAGTCGGAGTGGGGGACTCTATCAATCTTTTGAAAGAAATTACGGATGAGGAGGAAAGAGAGCAACTCTTACAGTCCTATCAAGATCGGGCTGATAGCGTGACTCTTCGTTCAGATAAGTTAACAGGGTGGATCCAGAAATTAAGAGAAGCAAAGAAATCAAAGAATCAATCGGGTTTCTCCGTGCTTTTACAAGATCAGCTAGGTCAACTATCAAAAGATAGGAAAAAGAAAATGGATCAACTGGATAATAATAAGGGGTTCGGACGATGA
- the fliY gene encoding flagellar motor switch phosphatase FliY: protein MMSDGMLSQDEIDALLRGTDNNNDEPLFVDLNIEEYLTTMEQDALGEIGNISFGSSATALSTLLNQKVEITTPKVSLVEKKRLESEFPDPYVAIRVSYTEGFTGSNILVVEQSDAAIIADLMLGGTGESPQSEFDEIHLSAVHEAMNQMMGSAATSMSTVFAKKIDISPPSVMLLDFKGGEGATEMPQDELLIKVAFSIKIGKLIDSSIMQILPYPFAKNLVEELLYRDDNSAEPASAEPEAKIEENHAPVHTFEEQHAAPPQSSFFHEEEALVHAGAPQREPAYAGGGQTRSNAPARPQQPVNVQPAVFSNFETTAVEEAEPNNLNMLLDIPLQVTVELGRTKRSVKDILELSTGSIIELDKLAGEPVDILVNNKLIAQGEVVVIDESFGVRVTDIVSQTDRIRKLR from the coding sequence ATGATGAGTGATGGGATGTTATCTCAAGATGAGATAGATGCGTTGCTTCGAGGAACAGATAACAACAATGATGAGCCCCTCTTTGTTGATCTTAACATAGAAGAATATCTAACTACGATGGAGCAAGATGCGCTTGGCGAAATAGGAAACATTTCTTTTGGCAGTTCTGCAACGGCCTTATCGACTTTATTAAACCAAAAAGTCGAGATAACGACGCCAAAAGTTTCTTTAGTGGAAAAAAAGCGGTTGGAAAGCGAGTTTCCTGATCCTTATGTGGCGATTCGGGTCAGTTATACAGAAGGATTTACGGGTTCGAATATATTAGTGGTGGAACAGAGCGATGCAGCAATCATTGCGGATTTGATGCTCGGTGGGACCGGGGAAAGTCCTCAATCGGAATTTGATGAGATCCATTTGAGTGCAGTACATGAAGCGATGAATCAAATGATGGGTTCTGCCGCAACTTCCATGTCGACCGTATTTGCAAAAAAAATTGATATTTCTCCTCCATCCGTGATGTTGCTTGATTTTAAAGGTGGCGAGGGTGCAACGGAAATGCCACAGGATGAATTATTGATAAAAGTCGCTTTTTCAATAAAAATCGGGAAGTTGATCGACTCTTCCATTATGCAGATACTTCCCTACCCATTTGCCAAAAATCTGGTGGAGGAGCTTTTGTACCGGGATGACAATTCAGCTGAACCGGCAAGTGCTGAACCAGAAGCGAAAATAGAGGAAAATCATGCTCCTGTTCATACTTTTGAGGAGCAGCATGCAGCACCACCACAATCTTCTTTCTTTCATGAAGAAGAGGCATTGGTGCATGCAGGAGCACCGCAAAGGGAACCTGCCTATGCAGGAGGGGGACAAACAAGGTCCAATGCTCCCGCTAGGCCGCAGCAGCCTGTTAATGTTCAGCCAGCAGTCTTCTCGAATTTCGAAACGACAGCAGTGGAAGAGGCTGAACCGAATAATTTAAACATGCTTCTGGACATCCCACTGCAAGTCACTGTGGAACTTGGAAGAACAAAGCGCTCAGTCAAAGACATTCTGGAATTGTCGACAGGTTCTATTATTGAACTGGACAAACTTGCAGGGGAACCGGTGGATATTCTTGTTAACAACAAACTGATCGCTCAAGGCGAAGTGGTGGTCATTGATGAGAGTTTTGGAGTAAGAGTAACAGATATTGTAAGTCAAACAGACAGAATCAGAAAACTTCGATAG
- the fliQ gene encoding flagellar biosynthesis protein FliQ — MSPEFVISMAERGVFTILLISAPLLVLALVVGLIVSIFQATTQIQEQTLAFIPKIVAVLVGLVVFGPWMLSNMLSYALEIFNNIHRFVS, encoded by the coding sequence ATGAGCCCGGAATTTGTTATATCAATGGCAGAACGAGGAGTATTCACCATCCTTTTAATAAGTGCACCTCTTCTGGTACTGGCTTTAGTTGTGGGCTTAATCGTCAGTATTTTTCAAGCGACAACCCAGATTCAAGAGCAGACCCTTGCTTTTATTCCGAAGATAGTGGCAGTGTTGGTGGGATTGGTCGTTTTTGGTCCGTGGATGTTGTCCAATATGCTTTCTTACGCATTGGAAATATTCAATAACATTCATCGCTTTGTGAGTTAG
- a CDS encoding flagellar hook-basal body complex protein: MLRSMYSSIGALRNFQTKLDVIGNNIANVNTYGFKKGRATFQEMMVQQLSGASGPAAGKGGVNAKQIGLGSMISSIDTIQTQGSLQTTARPLDLALSGDGFFAVASIADITRVNVDTNTSYGDNRILGGAINNAVAMNYTRSGNFYLDNNGYIVNSNGMYLIGETGEKRIPNDNIMAASNAALNAGEIFFGEYRDFRNVTNKFLDLAMKFLEAQRTFEDAEKANTESGGTDPQLAAAAAAAQTARNNAATQFNDFNTNIYVGERAAFITSARTMNQGIDSFIASTGEIAYRMIDPVVQTPSNPIPNGTTANINDLSNLVSYAQSVKTSLDTAFKTFENFVAKAEMIQQPTWTDSLSGSPGLIQIPPNARSFSISGDGKVNFIDQFGDLKVAGQLMLAKFPNDAGLERIGENLFQQSNNSGTMDKNGDGIQLEEMFRPGENGAAAIISGTLEMSNVDLSEEFTEMITAQRGFQANTRIITTSDEILQELVNLKR, from the coding sequence ATGCTACGTTCGATGTATTCAAGTATAGGAGCACTACGTAATTTTCAAACAAAATTAGATGTAATCGGGAATAACATCGCCAATGTAAATACGTATGGCTTTAAAAAGGGAAGAGCAACTTTTCAGGAAATGATGGTACAGCAATTATCAGGTGCAAGTGGGCCAGCAGCAGGAAAAGGTGGAGTCAATGCAAAACAGATTGGTCTAGGATCCATGATCAGTTCGATTGACACTATCCAGACGCAAGGCTCTCTTCAGACAACCGCAAGGCCACTTGACCTAGCACTTTCAGGGGATGGATTCTTCGCAGTAGCTTCCATTGCCGATATTACAAGGGTGAATGTAGATACAAACACATCTTATGGAGATAATCGCATACTTGGCGGTGCCATAAACAACGCAGTAGCGATGAACTACACACGTTCCGGGAATTTCTATCTTGATAACAATGGTTATATTGTTAATTCAAATGGTATGTACTTGATTGGTGAAACTGGAGAGAAGAGGATTCCTAACGATAACATAATGGCCGCTTCGAATGCAGCATTGAATGCTGGAGAAATATTCTTCGGTGAGTACAGGGACTTCCGAAATGTTACGAACAAGTTCCTTGATCTTGCAATGAAGTTCTTGGAAGCACAAAGAACTTTCGAAGATGCAGAGAAAGCTAATACAGAGTCTGGTGGTACAGATCCACAATTGGCTGCTGCAGCCGCTGCAGCCCAAACTGCCAGAAACAATGCAGCAACCCAATTTAATGATTTCAATACTAATATATATGTGGGTGAAAGGGCAGCATTTATTACTTCAGCACGTACAATGAACCAAGGAATTGATAGTTTCATAGCTTCAACAGGTGAGATTGCTTATAGAATGATCGATCCCGTTGTTCAAACTCCTTCTAACCCAATTCCAAATGGAACGACAGCAAATATTAACGACCTTTCAAATCTTGTAAGCTATGCCCAATCAGTGAAAACAAGCTTGGATACAGCATTTAAAACATTTGAGAATTTTGTCGCGAAAGCTGAAATGATTCAACAGCCTACTTGGACGGACTCCTTGAGCGGAAGTCCAGGCCTTATCCAAATACCGCCGAATGCACGAAGCTTCAGTATTTCAGGAGATGGAAAAGTGAATTTCATCGATCAGTTTGGAGACTTGAAAGTGGCTGGGCAGCTGATGCTGGCAAAATTCCCAAATGATGCCGGATTGGAGAGAATCGGAGAAAACCTGTTCCAGCAATCAAACAACTCAGGAACAATGGATAAAAACGGGGACGGAATTCAACTCGAAGAAATGTTCAGACCGGGAGAGAACGGGGCCGCAGCCATCATTTCCGGTACACTTGAAATGTCCAATGTAGACCTATCCGAAGAATTCACCGAGATGATCACTGCTCAAAGGGGATTCCAGGCAAATACGAGAATCATCACGACATCTGATGAAATATTACAGGAGCTTGTCAATCTGAAGCGTTAA
- the flgD gene encoding flagellar hook assembly protein FlgD, with protein sequence MTNTISSDLYIQNRPVDTSKQNNVMGKDDFLRLLIAQLQNQDPLNPMEDREFIAQMANFSTLEQMANLNKSMEGFIDTQNKMNVLSLQQYLGSNLTWQHVYYVEGEPFVEQKNGTVESISMQDGKARLVMNDGTEIAVEQIIKVNQPGEQSQAGNSQLLTASHLIGKKVSFSFGGDSYEDIPVQSVLMKEGKAHLIVNDARLTEEKIPMDSITKITQ encoded by the coding sequence ATGACAAATACCATTTCATCTGATCTTTATATCCAAAATAGGCCGGTTGACACATCCAAGCAAAACAATGTCATGGGGAAGGATGATTTTCTTCGCCTTCTGATTGCACAGCTACAAAATCAGGATCCGCTTAATCCGATGGAGGACAGGGAGTTCATTGCACAGATGGCTAATTTCTCCACACTCGAACAAATGGCCAATCTAAATAAGAGTATGGAAGGTTTCATTGATACACAAAACAAAATGAACGTTCTTTCTCTCCAACAATATCTTGGTTCAAACCTCACGTGGCAGCATGTTTACTATGTGGAGGGGGAACCATTTGTCGAACAAAAGAATGGAACGGTGGAGAGTATTTCCATGCAAGACGGTAAAGCAAGACTTGTAATGAATGATGGAACTGAAATTGCAGTGGAACAGATCATAAAAGTGAATCAGCCGGGGGAACAATCTCAGGCAGGAAATTCACAGCTTTTGACTGCTAGTCATCTTATCGGAAAGAAAGTATCGTTTTCTTTTGGTGGGGATAGCTATGAGGACATACCAGTCCAGTCGGTCCTTATGAAAGAAGGAAAAGCGCACCTCATTGTCAACGATGCTCGACTGACAGAAGAGAAGATACCGATGGACTCCATCACTAAAATCACTCAGTAA
- a CDS encoding response regulator, which produces MSKRILIVDDAAFMRMMIKDILTKNGYDVVGEAADGVQAVEKYKEHHPDLVTMDITMPEMDGITALKEIKSINPNAKVIMCSAMGQQAMVIDAIQAGAKDFIVKPFQADRVIEAIHKTLS; this is translated from the coding sequence ATGAGTAAAAGAATTTTAATTGTGGACGATGCGGCATTTATGAGAATGATGATCAAGGATATCTTGACGAAGAATGGATATGACGTAGTGGGCGAGGCAGCGGATGGGGTCCAAGCTGTGGAGAAATATAAAGAACATCACCCTGATCTTGTCACCATGGACATCACTATGCCCGAGATGGACGGGATAACCGCGTTGAAAGAAATAAAGAGCATTAATCCAAATGCGAAAGTCATCATGTGTTCAGCGATGGGCCAGCAGGCAATGGTCATTGATGCAATCCAGGCAGGTGCGAAAGATTTCATCGTCAAACCGTTTCAAGCGGACCGGGTGATTGAAGCTATCCACAAAACTCTGTCGTAG
- the fliM gene encoding flagellar motor switch protein FliM, with protein sequence MSTEVMSQSEIDALLSALSTGEMNAEELKKENQEKKVKVYDFKRALRFSKDQIRNLTRIHENFARLLTTYFSAQLRTYIQISVASVDQLPYEEFIRSIPKMTILNVFEVAPLEGRVVLEVNPTIAYAMLDRQLGGKGSGVKKSDSLTEIETRLMTTLFEGAIENFGEAWDTVSDIQPFLSDLEVNPQFLQLVSPNETVIVISMNITIGEVTGMINICIPHVVLEPVIPKLSAHYWMEEKNKVRQDHEIATLEKVIRTTPLTVTAELGSSEITFSDLLNINMGDVLALHQKIDEPICVKVDNKPSFYAQVGQVKKNMAIQIMEKIKEGYENDE encoded by the coding sequence TTGTCAACAGAAGTCATGTCACAAAGCGAAATAGATGCGCTTCTCTCTGCTTTGTCAACAGGAGAGATGAATGCAGAAGAACTGAAGAAAGAAAATCAAGAAAAGAAAGTGAAAGTGTATGACTTTAAACGAGCGCTACGATTTTCAAAGGATCAGATAAGAAATCTCACAAGGATCCATGAGAATTTTGCAAGACTTTTAACCACTTATTTTTCAGCACAGCTTCGAACCTACATACAAATAAGTGTAGCATCTGTCGATCAGCTTCCTTATGAGGAATTCATCAGGTCGATCCCGAAAATGACAATCCTGAATGTGTTTGAGGTTGCTCCATTAGAAGGAAGAGTAGTGCTCGAAGTCAATCCGACCATTGCTTATGCCATGTTGGACAGGCAGCTTGGGGGAAAGGGTTCTGGTGTCAAGAAGAGTGATAGTTTAACGGAAATAGAGACAAGGTTGATGACAACATTGTTTGAAGGCGCCATAGAAAATTTCGGAGAAGCATGGGACACCGTGTCTGACATACAACCGTTTCTTTCAGACTTGGAAGTGAATCCTCAGTTCTTGCAACTGGTATCCCCTAATGAAACGGTGATTGTCATTTCGATGAATATCACGATCGGCGAAGTGACAGGCATGATAAATATATGTATCCCCCATGTCGTGTTGGAGCCAGTGATCCCCAAACTCTCTGCACATTACTGGATGGAGGAGAAAAACAAGGTTCGCCAAGATCATGAAATTGCAACCTTGGAGAAAGTTATCCGGACCACTCCTTTGACTGTTACGGCAGAACTTGGCAGTTCGGAAATTACATTTTCAGACCTATTGAATATCAACATGGGTGATGTTCTGGCGTTACATCAAAAAATCGACGAGCCGATTTGTGTCAAAGTGGACAACAAACCGAGCTTCTATGCCCAGGTTGGGCAGGTGAAAAAAAACATGGCAATACAGATCATGGAGAAAATCAAGGAGGGATATGAGAATGATGAGTGA
- the fliL gene encoding flagellar basal body-associated protein FliL, giving the protein MFRNKLLNAMMIILLVITLLGVVALVTVDELYADEKVDEPTIDEIIKYSVDFEEITTNLQSGGYIRLKMKVQTDSKKATSELLKRDFQVKNIVIHEIATKSASDFDGENGLTQLEKDIQEKINEVMQDGEIVKVYTTSFLLQN; this is encoded by the coding sequence ATGTTTCGCAATAAATTATTGAATGCCATGATGATTATCCTTCTGGTCATTACACTTTTAGGGGTGGTGGCGCTTGTTACGGTGGATGAATTATATGCAGATGAAAAAGTAGATGAGCCCACGATTGATGAAATTATAAAATACTCGGTGGATTTTGAAGAAATCACCACCAATCTACAAAGCGGAGGCTATATTCGCTTGAAAATGAAAGTTCAAACTGATAGCAAAAAAGCAACATCGGAACTACTGAAAAGGGATTTTCAGGTCAAGAACATAGTCATTCATGAAATTGCTACCAAGTCTGCTTCTGATTTTGATGGTGAAAATGGACTGACACAGTTGGAAAAGGATATTCAAGAGAAAATTAATGAAGTGATGCAGGACGGAGAAATCGTGAAAGTCTATACAACCTCCTTTCTCCTTCAAAATTAA
- a CDS encoding flagellar FlbD family protein — MIKLTKLNGKVFAVNVWLIEQVEETPDTMITLNNGKKVIVKERMQEVILLCKEFYAHMHHGTHLEAKKDVSQ, encoded by the coding sequence ATGATAAAGCTGACCAAGCTGAATGGGAAAGTGTTTGCAGTCAATGTTTGGCTGATTGAGCAAGTGGAAGAAACACCTGACACCATGATTACCTTGAATAATGGAAAAAAAGTGATAGTAAAAGAGAGAATGCAAGAAGTGATTCTCTTATGCAAAGAGTTCTATGCTCATATGCATCATGGAACACATTTGGAGGCTAAAAAAGATGTTTCGCAATAA
- the fliP gene encoding flagellar type III secretion system pore protein FliP (The bacterial flagellar biogenesis protein FliP forms a type III secretion system (T3SS)-type pore required for flagellar assembly.) encodes MTEFMDIFSGNDASTVSTSVQLLLLLTVFSLAPAILILMTSFTRIIIVLSFVRTSLATQSMPPNQVLIGLALFLTFFIMAPTFAQVNDQALQPLFNEEITLDEAYERASIPMKEFMSKHTRQKDLALFLDYAQMERPESIEDIPLTVLVPAFAISELKTAFQIGFMIFIPFLVIDMVVASVLMSMGMMMLPPVMISLPFKILLFVLVDGWYLIVKSLLQTF; translated from the coding sequence ATGACGGAATTCATGGACATATTTAGTGGAAATGATGCCTCTACCGTATCTACATCTGTACAGCTTCTTTTATTGTTGACTGTTTTCTCCCTGGCACCTGCCATCCTGATTTTGATGACAAGTTTTACAAGGATTATTATTGTTCTTTCGTTTGTGAGGACGTCCCTTGCGACACAATCTATGCCTCCAAATCAGGTCCTGATTGGATTGGCATTGTTTTTGACATTTTTTATCATGGCACCAACCTTTGCACAAGTAAATGACCAGGCCCTTCAACCTCTATTCAACGAGGAGATTACGTTGGATGAGGCATATGAGCGGGCAAGTATCCCTATGAAGGAATTCATGAGCAAGCATACACGGCAAAAGGACCTAGCGCTCTTCCTTGATTATGCACAAATGGAGAGGCCGGAAAGCATAGAAGATATTCCGCTGACTGTCCTGGTTCCCGCATTTGCCATCAGTGAATTGAAAACAGCTTTTCAGATCGGATTCATGATCTTTATCCCTTTTCTAGTGATTGATATGGTCGTGGCAAGTGTGCTGATGAGTATGGGGATGATGATGCTTCCGCCAGTCATGATTTCCTTGCCGTTCAAGATACTGTTGTTCGTCTTGGTGGATGGTTGGTATCTGATTGTAAAATCTTTATTGCAGACATTTTGA
- a CDS encoding flagellar hook-length control protein FliK yields the protein MNEVNFFVAGDIAAIHSEQLRKMEGKAKQASIETTESFSSTLSRNLLDSLFALSKPENGNMDLVGTGSDELLLEVEDMVQQMDEILSLQLSILNEVQELESKPNRSINTDGIPDGYYELLEDVMAMVNVLTTLDNTTQGETREAFESFARLSERVLMFMKGFLQTKEEKTDQFVLPMKEHKNLKELMSMIETRLGKLLSFEVTQGQNSTSVTENSPKRPAYASIPEAVLQNGPVTMNLLQLPKQTTIQWTIDTTTNEAAREQLLQKLEGILAKTSSRLVNGNQSITIRLAPEHLGTLHIKLQETQHGLMAKLIVHSKAAASLLESGLSNLKQALVHSNVNMEKLEIVYQDQEQKFTQQNKDNNEDSSHTRHFSKKDSNDGDNNQSFEDVLLEELEIKNAVGDGE from the coding sequence ATGAACGAAGTGAACTTTTTTGTTGCCGGAGATATCGCTGCCATTCATTCAGAACAACTAAGAAAAATGGAGGGAAAGGCGAAACAGGCTTCCATAGAAACAACGGAAAGCTTTAGTTCCACCTTATCACGAAACCTCCTGGATTCATTATTTGCACTATCCAAACCTGAAAACGGAAATATGGATTTGGTGGGAACGGGTAGTGATGAATTACTACTTGAAGTTGAAGACATGGTACAACAAATGGATGAAATCTTGTCTCTGCAACTTTCGATTCTGAATGAAGTACAAGAATTGGAAAGTAAACCAAATCGCTCTATTAATACAGATGGTATTCCAGACGGCTATTATGAATTGCTCGAGGATGTTATGGCCATGGTGAATGTACTTACTACATTGGATAATACAACACAAGGAGAGACAAGGGAGGCGTTTGAATCTTTTGCCCGTCTATCGGAAAGAGTGCTGATGTTTATGAAGGGTTTTCTTCAGACAAAAGAAGAGAAAACAGATCAGTTTGTACTCCCTATGAAAGAGCATAAGAACTTGAAAGAGCTTATGAGTATGATTGAGACAAGGCTTGGTAAGCTGTTGTCGTTTGAAGTTACACAGGGACAGAACTCCACATCTGTAACGGAGAACTCACCCAAACGTCCTGCCTATGCTTCTATTCCCGAAGCGGTTCTGCAAAACGGACCTGTAACAATGAATTTACTACAGCTCCCAAAGCAGACTACGATTCAGTGGACAATCGATACAACAACCAATGAGGCTGCCCGCGAGCAATTGCTTCAAAAACTTGAAGGTATTTTGGCAAAAACCTCAAGTAGACTTGTCAATGGTAATCAGTCCATCACAATCAGATTGGCACCAGAGCATCTAGGAACACTCCATATAAAACTTCAGGAAACACAACATGGACTAATGGCGAAACTGATCGTGCATTCCAAGGCGGCGGCATCCTTGCTTGAAAGCGGGCTGTCAAACCTGAAACAAGCTCTGGTTCATTCGAATGTGAACATGGAAAAGCTAGAGATTGTCTATCAGGACCAAGAACAAAAGTTCACTCAACAAAACAAAGACAACAACGAGGATTCATCCCATACAAGACATTTTTCCAAAAAGGACTCAAACGATGGGGATAATAATCAATCCTTTGAAGATGTACTCTTGGAAGAATTGGAAATAAAAAACGCTGTAGGTGACGGAGAATGA
- the fliJ gene encoding flagellar export protein FliJ encodes MAVRKGRLEKILVVKKAEKDQASSEYQQAISTFETEGQALYDLLKQKEKLEESLQGKLKAGIPIEILKQQQFFMGNLEKNVFHQQKKVSHARAFMNLKEEKLKEHSVECKKYEVLDDKEKLFWKQNDLKVEATYIDELSILQYSQHTNR; translated from the coding sequence ATGGCTGTTAGAAAAGGACGCCTGGAGAAAATCTTAGTTGTAAAAAAAGCAGAGAAAGATCAGGCAAGTTCGGAGTACCAACAAGCGATTTCCACATTTGAAACAGAAGGACAGGCATTATACGACCTATTAAAGCAAAAGGAAAAGCTGGAAGAGTCATTGCAAGGGAAGCTCAAGGCGGGAATACCGATCGAAATTCTCAAGCAACAGCAATTCTTTATGGGGAACTTGGAAAAGAACGTCTTTCATCAACAGAAAAAGGTTAGCCATGCCAGAGCCTTCATGAATTTAAAGGAAGAGAAACTGAAGGAGCATTCCGTGGAATGTAAAAAATACGAAGTGTTGGATGATAAAGAGAAGCTTTTCTGGAAGCAAAATGACCTTAAAGTGGAGGCAACTTATATAGACGAACTCTCCATTCTTCAATATTCGCAACACACAAATAGGTGA